The following proteins come from a genomic window of Musa acuminata AAA Group cultivar baxijiao chromosome BXJ1-7, Cavendish_Baxijiao_AAA, whole genome shotgun sequence:
- the LOC135679639 gene encoding helicase sen1-like isoform X1: MGCHQRPFFDLNELPVEEEDENDDPLIYQSQKSLPDANLNSSNLLSPSEGCQGMLNNHTFSHASTGSGFQPFVRKNDLQKSKVLKLSGSESNANQTLTSIAASFEDDNKNSKLVSSGSQDVQTVEREDGEWSDMDGNIDQSVGITSSLHESLGAEFAEKQIVDEESEPDFVKADENSQNDSNSFVGTSDNEVGESLKNLQDNGSMVFETHRNTDFDSKVEVPADCVEESSVAKVKEVRGVEASHALRFANNPVKRPKLDEHKEAMLGKKRARQTVFINVEDAKRASTVKTTTPRRQTSFPAPIVTRPSKDSFRANNSVVDRSLERQNQPITKDQNQSDILGIEGSSLMEIDQKNELNGDVVSGGLVRSKKLNHNDCSSEIYAPPGPRQGPWKQSVDNRLLKNSAVSSRKPPVSGQGNTDQKLGTKRNSSSKRQISTNPQYQDTSVERLLREVTNEKFWHHPAEETELQRVPGHFESVEEYVRVLEPLLFEECRAQLYSTYEELQETITRDAHIMVRVKNVERRERGWYDAIVLPVHDCKWNFKEGDVAVLAYPRAGAARSSRRNSFAANEDDIEHEVNGRVVGTVRRHIPIDTRDPLGAILHFFVGDLYDSSSSRMNDDHILRKLQPKSTWYLSVLGSLATTQREYIALHAFRRLNLQMQAAILKPSPEHFPKYEEQTPAMPDCFTQNFVDHLHRTFNGPQLAAIQWAAMHTAAGTNSGATKRQDPWPFTLVQGPPGTGKTHTVWGMLNVIHLVQYQHYYTALLKKLAPESYKQTIESNSESVISGSIDEVLQNMDQSLLRTLPKLCPKPRMLVCAPSNAATDELVARVLDRGFIDGEMKVYRPDVARVGVDSQTRAAQAVSVERRTEQLLLKSREEVAGWLHQFKVRESALAQEILSLQRDLSVAAAASRSQGSVGVDPDVLAARDQNRDVLLQKLAAAIENRDKVLVELSRLAILESKFRAGSNFNLEDARASLEASFANEAEIVFTTVSSSGRKIFSRLTHGFDMVVIDEAAQASEVAVLPPLSLGAARCVLVGDPQQLPATVISKAAGTLLYSRSLFERFQQAGCPTLLLSVQYRMHPQIRDFPSRYFYQGRLTDSESIANLADEVYYKDPLLRPYVFYDIMHGRESHRGGSVSYQNVHEAQFSLRLYEHLQKFVKASSGKKVSVGIITPYKLQLKCLQREFEEVLNSEEGKDIYINTIDAFQGQERDVIIMSCVRASNHGVGFVADIRRMNVALTRARRALWVVGNANALIQSEDWAALIADAKSRECFVDMENIPKEFLVLKGSAASPAKGSSNNMRNSRTGGQRQRHLDMLAGPKSGAQSEDEDKSSSFLPRNGGYRNLKFNAISLDLGHSNERSRDGSHYGVTRRQNTSVASRKEI; encoded by the exons ATGGGGTGTCATCAAAGGCCATTTTTTGATCTTAATGAGCTACCggtggaagaggaagatgagaatGATGATCCTCTCATCTATCAGTCCCAAAAATCTCTTCCAGATGCCAATTTAAACAGCTCAAATCTGCTTTCACCATCAGAAGGATGTCAAGGAATGCTGAATAACCATACATTCTCACATGCATCAACAGGTTCAGGTTTTCAACCTTTTGTTAGAAAAAATGACTTGCAGAAATCGAAAGTGCTTAAGCTATCTGGTAGTGAATCAAATGCCAACCAAACTTTGACTTCTATAGCTGCAAGTTTTGAGGATGATAATAAAAACAGCAAGCTAGTGTCATCAGGTAGTCAGGATGTCCAAACGGTTGAAAGAGAAGATGGCGAATGGTCTGATATGGATGGCAACATAGATCAAAGTGTAGGCATTACAAGCAGTTTACACGAGTCCCTTGGTGCTGAATTTGCAGAGAAGCAGATTGTGGATGAAGAAAGTGAGCCTGATTTTGTTAAAGCTGATGAGAATAGTCAGAATGATTCTAATAGCTTTGTTGGAACTAGCGATAATGAAGTTGGTGAATCTTTAAAAAACCTGCAAGATAATGGCTCTATGGTGTTCGAGACCCACAGAAATACAGATTTTGACTCAAAGGTAGAGGTACCTGCTGATTGTGTGGAGGAATCTTCAGTTGCAAAAGTAAAAGAAGTTAGAGGAGTTGAAGCCAGTCATGCTCTGAGATTTGCAAATAATCCTGTGAAAAGGCCTAAACTTGATGAGCACAAGGAGGCAATGCTAGGGAAGAAAAGAGCCAGACAAACTGTCTTTATAAATGTGGAGGATGCTAAGCGAGCGAGTACTGTGAAAACAACAACACCTAGAAGGCAAACTTCTTTTCCGGCACCTATTGTTACACGTCCCTCTAAGGATTCATTTCGTGCTAACAATTCTGTTGTTGACCGGAGTCTTGAAAGACAGAATCAGCCAATAACCAAAGACCAGAATCAATCTGATATCCTGGGCATTGAGGGTAGTTCACTCATGGAAATTGACCAAAAAAATGAATTAAATGGGGATGTAGTCTCAGGAGGTCTAGTTCGCTCTAAGAAGCTAAACCACAATGATTGCTCTTCGGAAATATATGCACCACCAGGTCCAAGGCAAGGTCCATGGAAGCAATCTGTGGACAACAGACTGTTAAAAAATTCTGCAGTGTCATCTAGGAAGCCTCCTGTCTCTGGGCAAGGTAACACAGATCAAAAATTGGGAACAAAGAGGAATTCTTCTTCCAAGAGGCAGATTTCGACAAACCCACAGTACCAAGATACATCAGTAGAACGCCTATTGAGGGAGGTGACAAATGAGAAGTTTTGGCATCATCCAG CAGAGGAGACGGAGCTGCAGCGTGTGCCTGGGCATTTTGAGTCTGTTGAAGAGTATGTGAGAGTCCTTGAGCCTTTGCTTTTTGAGGAATGCCGAGCGCAATTGTACAGCACCTATGAGGAGCTTCAGGAGACTATAACAAGGGATGCACATATAATGGTCCGTGTAAAAAATGTTGAAAGACGAGAAAGAG GGTGGTATGATGCCATAGTTCTTCCAGTTCATGATTGCAAATGGAATTTTAAGGAAGGTGATGTTGCAGTTTTGGCATACCCAAGGGCTGGTGCAG CCAGATCTAGTAGGAGAAATAGTTTTGCTGCAAACGAAGATGATATTGAACATGAGGTTAATGGACGTGTTGTGGGTACGGTTAGACGTCATATCCCCATTGACACACGTGACCCCCTTGGAGCAATTCTTCATTTCTTTGTTGGGGATTTGTATGATTCTAGTAG CAGCAGGATGAATGATGATCATATCCTTAGGAAGCTTCAACCCAAGAGTACTTGGTATCTATCTGTCCTTGGATCCCTTGCAACTACTCAGCGTGAATACATTGCACTGCATGCATTTCGCCGTCTTAATTTGCAG ATGCAAGCTGCAATATTGAAGCCTAGTCCAGAACATTTCCCTAAGTATGAAGAGCAGACTCCTGCTATGCCTGATTGTTTTACTCAAAATTTTGTTGATCATCTGCATAGGACGTTTAATGGTCCACAGCTGGCTGCAATTCAGTGGGCTGCTATGCACACTGCTGCAGGTACAAACAGTGGAGCAACAAAGCGGCAAGATCCTTGGCCTTTTACGCTTGTTCAAGGCCCACCAGGCACTGGGAAAACACATACTGTTTGGGGAATGCTTAATGTCATTCATCTCGTCCAGTATCAGCATTACTACACTGCACTTCTCAAGAAACTTGCtccagaaagttataagcaaacAATTGAGAGCAATTCTGAGAGTGTTATTTCAGGATCAATAGATGAAGTCTTGCAGAATATGGACCAAAGTCTCTTACGCACTCTGCCAAAACTTTGTCCTAAACCAAGAATGCTTGTGTGTGCTCCTTCAAATGCTGCCACAGATGAGTTGGTAGCACGTGTTCTCGATCGTGGTTTCATTGATGGAGAAATGAAGGTCTATCGGCCTGATGTTGCTCGTGTTGGAGTAGATTCACAAACCAGGGCTGCACAGGCAGTTTCTGTTGAGCGAAGAACTGAACAGCTTTTGCTGAAGAGCCGTGAAGAAGTAGCTGGCTGGTTGCATCAGTTCAAAGTTCGTGAATCTGCTCTTGCGCAGGAAATACTTTCTCTGCAGCGAGATCTTAgtgttgcagctgctgcaagtcgGTCACAAGGATCTGTTGGTGTGGATCCTGATGTCCTGGCTGCCCGTGACCAGAATCGTGATGTGCTACTTCAGAAGCTTGCTGCAGCTATAGAGAACAGAGACAAAGTTTTGGTTGAGTTGTCACGCCTCGCTATTTTAGAAAGTAAATTTCGTGCTGGAAGTAACTTTAATTTGGAAGATGCTCGGGCCAGCCTTGAAGCAAGTTTTGCCAATGAAGCTGAAATTGTTTTCACAACAGTGTCAAGCAGTGGCCGCAAGATATTCTCTCGCCTTACTCATGGATTTGATATGGTGGTTATTGATGAGGCTGCACAGGCCAGTGAGGTTGCAGTCCTTCCGCCACTCTCACTTGGTGCAGCAAGATGTGTTTTGGTCGGTGATCCGCAGCAACTTCCTGCAACTGTTATAAGTAAAGCTGCTGGAACTTTGCTTTATAGCAGAAGCCTTTTTGAGAGATTTCAACAGGCAGGATGCCCAACTCTGCTATTGTCTGTACAGTACAGGATGCATCCTCAGATCCGTGATTTCCCATCACGATACTTCTATCAAGGACGCTTGACAGACAGTGAGAGCATTGCCAATTTAGCTGATGAAGTTTACTATAAAGATCCTTTATTGCGGCCTTATGTCTTTTATGATATCATGCACGGACGGGAATCCCATAGGGGTGGATCTGTCTCCTACCAGAATGTTCATGAAGCACAATTTTCATTGCGGTTGTATGAAcatcttcagaagtttgtgaaagCAAGTAGTGGAAAAAAGGTCTCTGTTGGGATAATTACGCCATATAAACTTCAGTTGAAGTGTCTTCAACGAGAATTTGAGGAGGTTTTGAACTCAGAGGAGGGGAAGGATATCTatatcaacactatcgatgcatTTCAGGGTCAAGAGCGTGATGTAATAATTATGTCATGTGTCCGGGCCTCAAACCATGGGGTAGGATTTGTTGCTGATATTCGACGCATGAATGTTGCTCTTACTCGTGCTAGGAGGGCGCTTTGG GTGGTTGGCAATGCCAATGCTCTCATTCAGTCAGAGGACTGGGCTGCTCTGATTGCTGATGCTAAATCAAGAGAATGCTTTGTTGACATGGAAAACATCCCCAAGGAATTCTTGGTACTGAAGGGGTCCGCTGCATCTCCTGCAAAGGGTTCCTCGAACAACATGAGGAATTCAAGAACTGGTGGGCAAAGACAACGACATTTGGATATGCTCGCTGGACCCAAGTCTGGAGCACAGTCTGAAGATGAAGACAAGTCAAGCTCTTTTCTGCCAAGAAATGGTGGCTATAGGAATTTAAAATTCAACGCGATATCTTTGGATCTGGGGCATTCAAATGAAAGGTCTCGAGATGGTTCTCATTATGGCGTTACGAGGAGGCAAAATACTTCTGTTGCTTCACGAAAGGAGATATAA
- the LOC135679639 gene encoding helicase sen1-like isoform X4 translates to MGCHQRPFFDLNELPVEEEDENDDPLIYQSQKSLPDANLNSSNLLSPSEGCQGMLNNHTFSHASTGSGFQPFVRKNDLQKSKVLKLSGSESNANQTLTSIAASFEDDNKNSKLVSSGSQDVQTVEREDGEWSDMDGNIDQSVGITSSLHESLGAEFAEKQIVDEESEPDFVKADENSQNDSNSFVGTSDNEVGESLKNLQDNGSMVFETHRNTDFDSKVEVPADCVEESSVAKVKEVRGVEASHALRFANNPVKRPKLDEHKEAMLGKKRARQTVFINVEDAKRASTVKTTTPRRQTSFPAPIVTRPSKDSFRANNSVVDRSLERQNQPITKDQNQSDILGIEGSSLMEIDQKNELNGDVVSGGLVRSKKLNHNDCSSEIYAPPGPRQGPWKQSVDNRLLKNSAVSSRKPPVSGQGNTDQKLGTKRNSSSKRQISTNPQYQDTSVERLLREVTNEKFWHHPEETELQRVPGHFESVEEYVRVLEPLLFEECRAQLYSTYEELQETITRDAHIMVRVKNVERRERGWYDAIVLPVHDCKWNFKEGDVAVLAYPRAGAARSSRRNSFAANEDDIEHEVNGRVVGTVRRHIPIDTRDPLGAILHFFVGDLYDSSSRMNDDHILRKLQPKSTWYLSVLGSLATTQREYIALHAFRRLNLQMQAAILKPSPEHFPKYEEQTPAMPDCFTQNFVDHLHRTFNGPQLAAIQWAAMHTAAGTNSGATKRQDPWPFTLVQGPPGTGKTHTVWGMLNVIHLVQYQHYYTALLKKLAPESYKQTIESNSESVISGSIDEVLQNMDQSLLRTLPKLCPKPRMLVCAPSNAATDELVARVLDRGFIDGEMKVYRPDVARVGVDSQTRAAQAVSVERRTEQLLLKSREEVAGWLHQFKVRESALAQEILSLQRDLSVAAAASRSQGSVGVDPDVLAARDQNRDVLLQKLAAAIENRDKVLVELSRLAILESKFRAGSNFNLEDARASLEASFANEAEIVFTTVSSSGRKIFSRLTHGFDMVVIDEAAQASEVAVLPPLSLGAARCVLVGDPQQLPATVISKAAGTLLYSRSLFERFQQAGCPTLLLSVQYRMHPQIRDFPSRYFYQGRLTDSESIANLADEVYYKDPLLRPYVFYDIMHGRESHRGGSVSYQNVHEAQFSLRLYEHLQKFVKASSGKKVSVGIITPYKLQLKCLQREFEEVLNSEEGKDIYINTIDAFQGQERDVIIMSCVRASNHGVGFVADIRRMNVALTRARRALWVVGNANALIQSEDWAALIADAKSRECFVDMENIPKEFLVLKGSAASPAKGSSNNMRNSRTGGQRQRHLDMLAGPKSGAQSEDEDKSSSFLPRNGGYRNLKFNAISLDLGHSNERSRDGSHYGVTRRQNTSVASRKEI, encoded by the exons ATGGGGTGTCATCAAAGGCCATTTTTTGATCTTAATGAGCTACCggtggaagaggaagatgagaatGATGATCCTCTCATCTATCAGTCCCAAAAATCTCTTCCAGATGCCAATTTAAACAGCTCAAATCTGCTTTCACCATCAGAAGGATGTCAAGGAATGCTGAATAACCATACATTCTCACATGCATCAACAGGTTCAGGTTTTCAACCTTTTGTTAGAAAAAATGACTTGCAGAAATCGAAAGTGCTTAAGCTATCTGGTAGTGAATCAAATGCCAACCAAACTTTGACTTCTATAGCTGCAAGTTTTGAGGATGATAATAAAAACAGCAAGCTAGTGTCATCAGGTAGTCAGGATGTCCAAACGGTTGAAAGAGAAGATGGCGAATGGTCTGATATGGATGGCAACATAGATCAAAGTGTAGGCATTACAAGCAGTTTACACGAGTCCCTTGGTGCTGAATTTGCAGAGAAGCAGATTGTGGATGAAGAAAGTGAGCCTGATTTTGTTAAAGCTGATGAGAATAGTCAGAATGATTCTAATAGCTTTGTTGGAACTAGCGATAATGAAGTTGGTGAATCTTTAAAAAACCTGCAAGATAATGGCTCTATGGTGTTCGAGACCCACAGAAATACAGATTTTGACTCAAAGGTAGAGGTACCTGCTGATTGTGTGGAGGAATCTTCAGTTGCAAAAGTAAAAGAAGTTAGAGGAGTTGAAGCCAGTCATGCTCTGAGATTTGCAAATAATCCTGTGAAAAGGCCTAAACTTGATGAGCACAAGGAGGCAATGCTAGGGAAGAAAAGAGCCAGACAAACTGTCTTTATAAATGTGGAGGATGCTAAGCGAGCGAGTACTGTGAAAACAACAACACCTAGAAGGCAAACTTCTTTTCCGGCACCTATTGTTACACGTCCCTCTAAGGATTCATTTCGTGCTAACAATTCTGTTGTTGACCGGAGTCTTGAAAGACAGAATCAGCCAATAACCAAAGACCAGAATCAATCTGATATCCTGGGCATTGAGGGTAGTTCACTCATGGAAATTGACCAAAAAAATGAATTAAATGGGGATGTAGTCTCAGGAGGTCTAGTTCGCTCTAAGAAGCTAAACCACAATGATTGCTCTTCGGAAATATATGCACCACCAGGTCCAAGGCAAGGTCCATGGAAGCAATCTGTGGACAACAGACTGTTAAAAAATTCTGCAGTGTCATCTAGGAAGCCTCCTGTCTCTGGGCAAGGTAACACAGATCAAAAATTGGGAACAAAGAGGAATTCTTCTTCCAAGAGGCAGATTTCGACAAACCCACAGTACCAAGATACATCAGTAGAACGCCTATTGAGGGAGGTGACAAATGAGAAGTTTTGGCATCATCCAG AGGAGACGGAGCTGCAGCGTGTGCCTGGGCATTTTGAGTCTGTTGAAGAGTATGTGAGAGTCCTTGAGCCTTTGCTTTTTGAGGAATGCCGAGCGCAATTGTACAGCACCTATGAGGAGCTTCAGGAGACTATAACAAGGGATGCACATATAATGGTCCGTGTAAAAAATGTTGAAAGACGAGAAAGAG GGTGGTATGATGCCATAGTTCTTCCAGTTCATGATTGCAAATGGAATTTTAAGGAAGGTGATGTTGCAGTTTTGGCATACCCAAGGGCTGGTGCAG CCAGATCTAGTAGGAGAAATAGTTTTGCTGCAAACGAAGATGATATTGAACATGAGGTTAATGGACGTGTTGTGGGTACGGTTAGACGTCATATCCCCATTGACACACGTGACCCCCTTGGAGCAATTCTTCATTTCTTTGTTGGGGATTTGTATGATTCTAGTAG CAGGATGAATGATGATCATATCCTTAGGAAGCTTCAACCCAAGAGTACTTGGTATCTATCTGTCCTTGGATCCCTTGCAACTACTCAGCGTGAATACATTGCACTGCATGCATTTCGCCGTCTTAATTTGCAG ATGCAAGCTGCAATATTGAAGCCTAGTCCAGAACATTTCCCTAAGTATGAAGAGCAGACTCCTGCTATGCCTGATTGTTTTACTCAAAATTTTGTTGATCATCTGCATAGGACGTTTAATGGTCCACAGCTGGCTGCAATTCAGTGGGCTGCTATGCACACTGCTGCAGGTACAAACAGTGGAGCAACAAAGCGGCAAGATCCTTGGCCTTTTACGCTTGTTCAAGGCCCACCAGGCACTGGGAAAACACATACTGTTTGGGGAATGCTTAATGTCATTCATCTCGTCCAGTATCAGCATTACTACACTGCACTTCTCAAGAAACTTGCtccagaaagttataagcaaacAATTGAGAGCAATTCTGAGAGTGTTATTTCAGGATCAATAGATGAAGTCTTGCAGAATATGGACCAAAGTCTCTTACGCACTCTGCCAAAACTTTGTCCTAAACCAAGAATGCTTGTGTGTGCTCCTTCAAATGCTGCCACAGATGAGTTGGTAGCACGTGTTCTCGATCGTGGTTTCATTGATGGAGAAATGAAGGTCTATCGGCCTGATGTTGCTCGTGTTGGAGTAGATTCACAAACCAGGGCTGCACAGGCAGTTTCTGTTGAGCGAAGAACTGAACAGCTTTTGCTGAAGAGCCGTGAAGAAGTAGCTGGCTGGTTGCATCAGTTCAAAGTTCGTGAATCTGCTCTTGCGCAGGAAATACTTTCTCTGCAGCGAGATCTTAgtgttgcagctgctgcaagtcgGTCACAAGGATCTGTTGGTGTGGATCCTGATGTCCTGGCTGCCCGTGACCAGAATCGTGATGTGCTACTTCAGAAGCTTGCTGCAGCTATAGAGAACAGAGACAAAGTTTTGGTTGAGTTGTCACGCCTCGCTATTTTAGAAAGTAAATTTCGTGCTGGAAGTAACTTTAATTTGGAAGATGCTCGGGCCAGCCTTGAAGCAAGTTTTGCCAATGAAGCTGAAATTGTTTTCACAACAGTGTCAAGCAGTGGCCGCAAGATATTCTCTCGCCTTACTCATGGATTTGATATGGTGGTTATTGATGAGGCTGCACAGGCCAGTGAGGTTGCAGTCCTTCCGCCACTCTCACTTGGTGCAGCAAGATGTGTTTTGGTCGGTGATCCGCAGCAACTTCCTGCAACTGTTATAAGTAAAGCTGCTGGAACTTTGCTTTATAGCAGAAGCCTTTTTGAGAGATTTCAACAGGCAGGATGCCCAACTCTGCTATTGTCTGTACAGTACAGGATGCATCCTCAGATCCGTGATTTCCCATCACGATACTTCTATCAAGGACGCTTGACAGACAGTGAGAGCATTGCCAATTTAGCTGATGAAGTTTACTATAAAGATCCTTTATTGCGGCCTTATGTCTTTTATGATATCATGCACGGACGGGAATCCCATAGGGGTGGATCTGTCTCCTACCAGAATGTTCATGAAGCACAATTTTCATTGCGGTTGTATGAAcatcttcagaagtttgtgaaagCAAGTAGTGGAAAAAAGGTCTCTGTTGGGATAATTACGCCATATAAACTTCAGTTGAAGTGTCTTCAACGAGAATTTGAGGAGGTTTTGAACTCAGAGGAGGGGAAGGATATCTatatcaacactatcgatgcatTTCAGGGTCAAGAGCGTGATGTAATAATTATGTCATGTGTCCGGGCCTCAAACCATGGGGTAGGATTTGTTGCTGATATTCGACGCATGAATGTTGCTCTTACTCGTGCTAGGAGGGCGCTTTGG GTGGTTGGCAATGCCAATGCTCTCATTCAGTCAGAGGACTGGGCTGCTCTGATTGCTGATGCTAAATCAAGAGAATGCTTTGTTGACATGGAAAACATCCCCAAGGAATTCTTGGTACTGAAGGGGTCCGCTGCATCTCCTGCAAAGGGTTCCTCGAACAACATGAGGAATTCAAGAACTGGTGGGCAAAGACAACGACATTTGGATATGCTCGCTGGACCCAAGTCTGGAGCACAGTCTGAAGATGAAGACAAGTCAAGCTCTTTTCTGCCAAGAAATGGTGGCTATAGGAATTTAAAATTCAACGCGATATCTTTGGATCTGGGGCATTCAAATGAAAGGTCTCGAGATGGTTCTCATTATGGCGTTACGAGGAGGCAAAATACTTCTGTTGCTTCACGAAAGGAGATATAA